The Desulfuromonas versatilis genome has a segment encoding these proteins:
- a CDS encoding NAD(P)H-quinone oxidoreductase yields MKAVLLDGFGGLEVLKVGEAEKPVAKDDQVLIKVVATSINRPDLVQREGKYPPPPGDSEILGLEVAGTIEALGAAVKGWKVGDRVMTLVGGGGYAEYAVAYASHLMPIPESMSFEEAACVCESYITAFLNVFMIGEFADGQTGIFHGGGGGVNTAALQLSKALTPASKLIVTAHPSKIERVRQLGADLVIDFTQTPDFTDTVKEFTAKKGVDLVLDHVGAKYLAPNMNSLGYKGRLVIIGVISGIKAELNLALMMVKRQQIIGSVLRSRPVAEKGEIVAEFSRRALPKFADRTIVPIIEKVFPLDQVVEAHRMMEEDKHFGKIVLKIS; encoded by the coding sequence ATGAAGGCTGTATTGCTCGACGGTTTTGGCGGACTCGAGGTACTCAAGGTCGGCGAAGCCGAAAAACCCGTTGCCAAGGACGACCAGGTCCTGATCAAGGTCGTCGCCACCTCCATCAACCGCCCCGACCTGGTGCAGCGCGAGGGTAAGTATCCCCCGCCGCCGGGCGATTCGGAGATTCTCGGCCTGGAGGTCGCCGGCACCATCGAGGCGCTGGGCGCTGCGGTCAAGGGCTGGAAGGTCGGCGACCGGGTCATGACCCTGGTCGGCGGGGGCGGCTACGCCGAGTACGCCGTGGCCTACGCCAGCCACCTGATGCCGATCCCCGAGAGCATGAGCTTCGAGGAGGCGGCCTGCGTCTGCGAATCGTACATCACCGCCTTTCTCAATGTCTTCATGATCGGCGAGTTCGCCGACGGCCAGACCGGCATTTTTCACGGCGGCGGCGGCGGGGTCAACACCGCGGCGCTGCAGCTGAGCAAGGCGCTGACCCCGGCCAGCAAGCTGATCGTCACCGCCCACCCGAGCAAGATCGAGCGGGTCAGGCAGCTCGGCGCGGACCTGGTGATCGACTTCACCCAGACCCCCGACTTCACCGACACGGTAAAGGAGTTCACCGCCAAGAAAGGGGTCGACCTGGTCCTCGACCACGTCGGCGCCAAGTACCTGGCGCCCAACATGAATTCGCTGGGCTACAAGGGCAGGCTGGTCATCATCGGGGTGATCAGCGGGATCAAGGCCGAACTCAACCTGGCCCTGATGATGGTCAAACGCCAGCAGATCATCGGCTCGGTGCTGCGCTCGCGGCCGGTGGCGGAAAAGGGCGAGATCGTCGCCGAGTTCAGCCGCCGCGCCCTGCCCAAATTCGCCGACCGCACCATCGTGCCGATCATCGAAAAGGTCTTCCCCCTCGATCAGGTGGTTGAGGCGCACCGGATGATGGAAGAGGACAAGCACTTCGGCAAGATCGTTTTGAAGATCAGCTAA
- a CDS encoding cupin domain-containing protein codes for MFNKFSIDWDKLPPLTSPRRDLGLTGVALGLINLPPRQGYTFTHTHREQEEVYMVIEGRGELLVDGETLPLQPGDLVRVAPASKRALNNPGDAPLRVICAGGVPAAGYPKNPEGRYLIDDGIPDYDDIPPWYHGDEQVRLRNQELKIRLQRSLERRAGKTSLKNSESRDQEPE; via the coding sequence ATGTTCAACAAATTCTCCATCGACTGGGACAAGCTGCCGCCGCTCACCTCGCCCCGGCGCGACCTCGGGCTGACCGGGGTCGCGCTGGGGCTGATCAACCTGCCGCCGCGCCAGGGGTATACCTTCACCCACACCCACCGGGAACAGGAGGAGGTCTACATGGTGATCGAGGGGCGCGGCGAGCTGCTGGTGGACGGCGAGACCCTCCCCCTGCAGCCGGGCGACCTGGTGCGAGTCGCCCCGGCCTCGAAAAGGGCCCTCAACAACCCCGGCGACGCCCCCCTGCGCGTCATCTGCGCCGGGGGGGTCCCGGCCGCCGGCTATCCCAAGAACCCCGAAGGGCGCTACCTCATCGACGACGGCATTCCGGACTACGATGACATCCCCCCGTGGTATCATGGGGACGAGCAGGTCCGGCTCAGGAACCAGGAGCTCAAGATTCGCCTGCAGCGGTCCCTGGAGCGCAGGGCGGGGAAAACATCCCTGAAGAATTCAGAATCCAGAGATCAGGAGCCGGAATAA
- a CDS encoding shikimate kinase, translating into MPAKGPSRKSNLVLIGMPGAGKSTVGVVLAKRLGYDFLDTDVAIQAREGRRLQEIINQDGLAALRRIEEEVLLELRVTRTVIATGGSAIYSVAAMESLKRRGTIVFLDVPLKALLHRVKDMDTRGLIMDPGETFADLYQKRLPLYRRWAEVVIAGREISVEEMVSRIAAPLDSA; encoded by the coding sequence ATGCCCGCAAAAGGACCATCCAGAAAATCCAACCTCGTCCTCATCGGCATGCCCGGCGCGGGCAAAAGCACCGTCGGCGTGGTGCTGGCAAAACGGCTCGGCTACGATTTTCTCGACACCGACGTGGCGATCCAGGCCCGCGAAGGCCGGCGCCTGCAGGAGATCATCAACCAGGACGGCCTGGCGGCCCTGCGGCGCATCGAGGAGGAAGTGCTGCTGGAGCTGCGGGTCACGCGGACCGTCATCGCCACCGGCGGCTCGGCGATCTACAGCGTTGCGGCCATGGAGTCACTGAAGCGGAGGGGAACCATCGTATTTCTCGATGTCCCGCTCAAGGCGCTCCTGCACCGGGTCAAGGACATGGATACCCGCGGGCTGATCATGGACCCCGGCGAGACCTTTGCCGACCTGTACCAAAAGCGGCTGCCCCTCTACCGCCGCTGGGCGGAGGTGGTCATTGCCGGGCGGGAGATTTCCGTGGAAGAGATGGTTTCCAGAATCGCCGCACCTCTTGATTCGGCCTAG
- a CDS encoding cupin domain-containing protein, with translation MEARVFDLDDLGWQRLRQDLTTGVSAKPLHAAAAGGLKLMLTRVEPGGEFARHADPYHHLFWFVEGEGVGWLGDKTYAISPGRVAQVPAGTSHGYRNTGDVDLVLLTVNLPVGE, from the coding sequence ATGGAGGCCAGGGTTTTCGATCTCGATGACTTGGGCTGGCAGCGGCTGCGGCAGGATCTTACCACCGGGGTCAGCGCCAAGCCCCTGCACGCTGCCGCCGCGGGAGGCCTCAAACTCATGCTGACCCGGGTTGAGCCCGGCGGCGAGTTTGCGCGGCATGCGGACCCCTATCACCACCTGTTTTGGTTCGTGGAGGGGGAGGGGGTGGGGTGGCTGGGCGACAAAACCTATGCCATCTCCCCAGGCCGCGTGGCCCAGGTCCCGGCGGGAACCTCCCACGGCTACCGCAACACCGGGGATGTGGACCTGGTGCTGCTGACGGTCAACCTGCCGGTGGGGGAGTGA